TTTAGAGGAATTCAATCTTTTTTAGATGAAAATAATGTACATCTCGAGAAATTTGTATTCAGCAACGTTGGTACAGGGACTTCCATTCACTTCGCTGATGGAGACAAACAAATCCGTGCAGGCGGAACTGGTGCAGGTGGTGGTATGATGATGGGACTTTCATACTTACTGACTGGTAAAGAGGATTTCGATGACATCGTTACTACGGCTAAAGAAGGTAATCGTGATATTATCGACCTTAAAGTTAAACACATCTATAAAGGGGATAAAACACCAATTCCTGGTGAGCTTACTGCTGCGAACTTTGGAAATGTACTTCATAATAAAGATACCGAAAACTTTACTGATGCTGATAAGATTGCTTCAGTACTCGGTATCGTCGGTGAAACTGTAACTACAGTATCTATCCATGCAGCTCGAGAATTCGGAGCAGAATACGTGGTTTATATCGGTTCAAGTTTCCTCGACAACAAATTATTGCAGGATATCGTCGTAAATTATACGAAATTACGTAACTTCAAACCGTACTTCATTGAAAATGGTGAATATTCAGGTGCGGTGGGTACGCTTAGATTGATGGAAGAAAAATAACGTAGAGGCTTAGCCTCTACGTTATTTTTTAAGCATCTTTATTAAGCTTACAAGCATCGGCAATAATGTCGCACTCATCACTGAGGCTGCAAATATACTGCTTTTCTTAGTCTTCATGGACTTCACCTTTTAAACGTTGTTCAAAGTGTTTTGCTTTTTGATCGATGAATGCTTCGTCCTCACCATACCAAATGCAGATAAAGCGAGATGGAAAGCCGTTTTTCTCTTTATAATCACCATCATAATATGCTAACGGAAATAAGTTACCGCTAGTTACTTCATTTAAAATCGTTTCATAGAATGCTGCATTATCACCATCTGAATAATACGCAAGAAACTTTTTATAGTCACCCTTTAATACATCATCCAGCAACAATAATGAACTTGATCCATTTTGTCTGAAGTTAAGATCAATCGCGAATAGATTATCATCTTTATCTACTAATATATCAAATCCTGCAATGCCTTTATATCCAGCATCAACGCCATTTTGCATAATCTTTCTACCCGCTTCAACTACAGATTCAGGTACGTTTCTATCCGTTGTATTCCCTCTGTATTTACCATATTTCTCTACCATCTGAAGCGATGCACCTAAGAATGTAATACCTTTTTCTTCACTATATGCATATTGCACACAATAATTTTTTACAGGTTCAACAAATTGTTCAATAATTAGCTGCTCCGTATCACTCGCTGATTTTACACGCTCTATCGCACGTTCAACATCTTCTTCTGTATAACAGAGCATCACACCGTATCCACCTGCTGTCGGATGTTCATCGCCAGGCTTAACAACAAAAGGAAGCGTCCATTCACGAACACGCGTTTCAAAATCATCGAATTTCACAATTTCACGCTTAGGGAGATACTCCCCACCCGTCCATTTATCAATAAGTGATTTGTTATTTAAATTCAGAAATATGTCTCGTGGTACGACATAATCATTATTGTCTACAAAACCAGCTTCATGTGCATATTGGAAGAAAATCTTTCCTGTTTCAGCATATTCTTTTAATGCTGATTCATATTCTTCACGCGTTTCATATGTAATATATGTTTCAGGCATCGCTATTCCAGCTGCGTTAAATAATTCACGCGTCTTCTCAGTTACTGTTGCTTTATGAACAATAACAGGCATCTCTGCAATAATTAATTCTCTTGCACTTAATAAATTCGACTGATGTTCTTCAGGTTGTAGCCAAGGATTAAAACCATAGCTAGGACGAGATGTATAAAGTACATTATCTCCATATAAGTCATGCATTGTAAGTGAAATATCTAATTTATTGATGGTCATAAACTTTCCCCTTTAATACTGTGTGTAAATTTTTAATTGCTTTTAATTCATCTGGGCTATCAATCAATTCTAAAGCCATGGTTGCCATAATCTTAGCGCCTTGAATCAGTGCATGATCTCCATGCGCACTGCCAGCAGCATCTTTAAACTCAACCGTGTGACCTACAAGACTCGATGGCCCAATTTTAATATGTGGATGAATCGTCGGAATTACGTGACTAACATTCCCCGTATCGGTCGATCCAAAACCAAAATCATCATGTAATATTGTCTCATTATGCTTTCTGGCATGTCGTTCAAATAAATCATCCAGCAGGTCATTACGAATAAATTCATTCACCCCATTTTGAATATGATTCAGCTTGTACTCTGCACCAGCAGTAAGCGCGGCACCTTCAGCAACACGTTCTACTTTTCCAGTTAACACGTCTAGCTCCTTGCGACTCATTGCACGTGTGTAGAATCTTGCTTTCGTGTAATCTGGAATGATATTCGCACTTTTACCGCCATCTAATATTACACCATGAACTTTATCAGATTTGCGAATATGCTGCCTAAGCTGGGCGATTCCATTAAAGAAACTGATCATTGCATCCAGTGCATTAATCCCATTATGAGCATTCTCAGAAGCATGTGCTGTCTTGCCGAAGAACTCGACTTCAAACACGTCTACAGCAAGCGTCGGCACAGTACGATATGACTCATGTCCTGGATGTATCATCAACGCAACATCACAGTCGGAGAACAATCCCGCTTTAACATATGAGGCCTTTGCACTACCATTCACGCCACCCTCTTCAGCTGGCGTACCATAAACTTTAATCGTGCCACCATGAGTCTCAACGTATTCCTTAATACTTACACCCGCAAGCACACTAGCTGTTCCGATAATATTATGTCCACAAGCATGTCCAAGTCCTGGTAATGCATCATATTCCGCTAAAAATGCAATCGTAGGTCCGTCATGTTCACTTTCAAACGTTGCAATGAATCCTGTTTCATGACCTGCGATATCTCGCTCAATTGTGAATCCTTCGTTATACAAAGTCTTGATAAGTAAACTGGAAGCAAAATATTCTTCGTTTCCAAGTTCCGGACGATCGTGAATCTGATGACTTATTTTAATAAACTCTTCTTTATTATATTCAATATAGTTAAGTACATTCTGTTCGTTCATTGTCATTGCTCCTTAATTAAATTCAATTAAGTCCACTTAGTAAAAAAGACACCCTCAGATAAGGATGTCTATACGTCTTATCTGTCAGCATAAGCTGCAGGAATTAGCACCTTACATATTGCAGGTTGCTGGACATCAGCGGGCCTGTCCCTCCGTCCGTCTGGATAAGTGTTTAATTGTTATCAATTATATTAGAGCTTTAAAGCGTGATTGTCAACAAGATAACTTACTTTTCAGTTTTCATCCTAATTTCTGTACTTCATTCAATCCATTCCAGTTCATCGCTTTAACTTCAATCACTGTCAAAAAGATATCGCGTGCTTTCTTATAAGCTGAAAAGTCAAAAGGATATACTTTTGCAAGTTCCCATTTGAATGCACTGTAACGATCTCTCTCGCTTGCAAACGTACAGAAATAATCTCTCAGCTTAATACGCTTTAATAGCTCCTCATCCGCTTCACTATACACAAAAAGATGAAATTCGTGATGATGTGTAGCGTATACTTTGTAATGCGCTTCTTCGCTGATAAAACGATAGCCAAGTTCAGCTAAATCCTGTGCTTCGATTTCATGCTTTGACTCTACTGCGATATCTATCGTCGCACGTGCATCCATACCTGGCACGGCAGTAGAACCGATATGATGTATCGCGCTTATGCCTTGTAATTTCTGCAGTATTCTCTTTTTTTCACCGATATATAGATGCTGCCAAATACTATCGTAAGGGACTATCATCACTTGTCTCATCTCTTCACCCAGCTCTCTTTAAGTGTATTTTAAATTATTATACTTCTTTGCGCACAATTTCACAAACTATTATATTGAGTGTATACGGAATTCATGCTATTATTAATTCCGAGTTATCTGATATGAATAATAAAAATAGGGGTGTATTTATGAGTTTACCTTTTATGGATATATTTAAAGAATGGGCATCAGAATATGATGATGCTGTAACAGGTCAAAATCCAGAATACAAAGATGTATTCTCCAACTACGACTTTATGATAGAAGAAGCAACAAAACATGCTGGCAAACGTGTAACAGAGTTTGGACCTGGTACAGGCAATCTAACAAACATGCTGTTAAAGCGCGGCTTAGATGTACAAGCTGTAGAGCCAAGTGTTGATATGGCAAAGTTAGGAGAAGCGAAGACTGGCATCACTTTTGAACGTGGAGATTTCCTGAACTTTAATGCGAGAGAAACAGACACCTTCATTTCTTCCTTTGCTTTTCATCATCTTACAGATAAAGAAAAGCGAGATGCCATCGC
Above is a window of Macrococcoides canis DNA encoding:
- a CDS encoding GrpB family protein codes for the protein MRQVMIVPYDSIWQHLYIGEKKRILQKLQGISAIHHIGSTAVPGMDARATIDIAVESKHEIEAQDLAELGYRFISEEAHYKVYATHHHEFHLFVYSEADEELLKRIKLRDYFCTFASERDRYSAFKWELAKVYPFDFSAYKKARDIFLTVIEVKAMNWNGLNEVQKLG
- the ldmS gene encoding L-aspartate--L-methionine ligase LdmS — its product is MTINKLDISLTMHDLYGDNVLYTSRPSYGFNPWLQPEEHQSNLLSARELIIAEMPVIVHKATVTEKTRELFNAAGIAMPETYITYETREEYESALKEYAETGKIFFQYAHEAGFVDNNDYVVPRDIFLNLNNKSLIDKWTGGEYLPKREIVKFDDFETRVREWTLPFVVKPGDEHPTAGGYGVMLCYTEEDVERAIERVKSASDTEQLIIEQFVEPVKNYCVQYAYSEEKGITFLGASLQMVEKYGKYRGNTTDRNVPESVVEAGRKIMQNGVDAGYKGIAGFDILVDKDDNLFAIDLNFRQNGSSSLLLLDDVLKGDYKKFLAYYSDGDNAAFYETILNEVTSGNLFPLAYYDGDYKEKNGFPSRFICIWYGEDEAFIDQKAKHFEQRLKGEVHED
- the coaW gene encoding type II pantothenate kinase: MKIGIDAGGTLIKIAIFENDTFTFKKEKSTDIEHVAAWLNTVPDAQVALTGGKATYLNSLIPQDAFQSIEFDATFRGIQSFLDENNVHLEKFVFSNVGTGTSIHFADGDKQIRAGGTGAGGGMMMGLSYLLTGKEDFDDIVTTAKEGNRDIIDLKVKHIYKGDKTPIPGELTAANFGNVLHNKDTENFTDADKIASVLGIVGETVTTVSIHAAREFGAEYVVYIGSSFLDNKLLQDIVVNYTKLRNFKPYFIENGEYSGAVGTLRLMEEK
- a CDS encoding M20 family metallopeptidase is translated as MTMNEQNVLNYIEYNKEEFIKISHQIHDRPELGNEEYFASSLLIKTLYNEGFTIERDIAGHETGFIATFESEHDGPTIAFLAEYDALPGLGHACGHNIIGTASVLAGVSIKEYVETHGGTIKVYGTPAEEGGVNGSAKASYVKAGLFSDCDVALMIHPGHESYRTVPTLAVDVFEVEFFGKTAHASENAHNGINALDAMISFFNGIAQLRQHIRKSDKVHGVILDGGKSANIIPDYTKARFYTRAMSRKELDVLTGKVERVAEGAALTAGAEYKLNHIQNGVNEFIRNDLLDDLFERHARKHNETILHDDFGFGSTDTGNVSHVIPTIHPHIKIGPSSLVGHTVEFKDAAGSAHGDHALIQGAKIMATMALELIDSPDELKAIKNLHTVLKGKVYDHQ